A window of Cryptomeria japonica chromosome 3, Sugi_1.0, whole genome shotgun sequence contains these coding sequences:
- the LOC131076197 gene encoding BAG family molecular chaperone regulator 7 — MEAHTYCACCVQRTRCERGRGFYVVPMPVLVEQYEHYEPQPLYYHHHHQGSQAWRARWLRRVEEEEISEAPFQRRQKRVDACRSSKGKGKEKEKQEKLLQTLMERLEALEMGMKCLARAQNGSTLPQKPQRRSRGRCVARSNPAADGSPTGGAEAYQGALMRRFSEERRPMNSEEAAVVIQSRFRAYLVRRSQSLRHLRHLAMLKMSLRELKALFSDVRFKRLMSRDADERNSFSEKATALLLEVDSVQGSDMLVREARRSLSKELVTLLDSLDDMGGQSAAVTKSSVQAREDMLVNDRVKMSSDCFDCSGEAPMSHSESMTEEEEEEFFIQEANDGRVYASDRDHFTCVRNRNGHGPKHSRPADFNMPRFANGKNGRRRFGFPEMADFRYDCSDFPF, encoded by the exons ATGGAGGCTCACACGTATTGCGCTTGTTGCGTGCAGCGAACCAGATGTGAAAGAGGCAGAGGGTTTTATGTTGTGCCCATGCCTGTCCTTGTAGAGCAATACGAGCACTATGAACCACAGCCCCTGTATTACCACCACCATCATCAGGGCTCGCAAGCCTGGAGAGCAAGATGGCTACGCAGAGTGGAGGAAGAAGAAATCTCCGAAGCCCCTTTTCAGCGTCGGCAGAAAAGGGTCGACGCTTGCAGGAgctcaaaaggaaaagggaaagaaaaagaaaagcaagAGAAGCTTTTACAGACTTTGATGGAGCGTTTAGAGGCGCTGGAGATGGGAATGAAATGCCTCGCTAGGGCTCAAAATGGTTCCACGCTTCCCCAGAAGCCGCAGCGCAGAAGTCGCGGCCGATGCGTCGCGCGATCGAACCCCGCGGCCGACGGTTCTCCTACCGGCGGCGCTGAAGCGTATCAGGGTGCCCTAATGAGGAGGTTTAGCGAGGAGAGGCGTCCGATGAATTCTGAGGAGGCGGCGGTGGTGATACAGTCACGCTTTCGAGCTTACCTCGTACGCAGGTCGCAGAGTCTGCGGCATCTTAGGCATCTGGCCATGCTCAAGATGAGCCTCAGAGAGCTTAAAGCCCTGTTCTCCGATGTGCGCTTCAAACGACTTATGAGCCGTGATGCAGATGAACGGAACAGCTTTTCCGAAAAGGCAACTGCCCTTCTGCTCGAGGTCGATTCTGTTCAG GGTTCCGACATGTTGGTAAGGGAGGCTCGGAGGTCACTGAGCAAGGAGCTGGTGACATTACTTGATTCTTTAGATGACATGGGGGGTCAATCTGCTGCTGTTACTAAATCTTCAGTCCAGGCTAGAGAGGATATGCTGGTGAATGATCGCGTGAAGATGTCAAGTGATTGTTTTGATTGTAGTGGGGAAGCGCCCATGTCACATTCAGAGTCGATgacagaggaggaagaagaggaattcTTTATTCAAGAGGCAAATGATGGGAGGGTTTATGCGTCTGATAGAGACCATTTCACTTGCGTGCGCAACAGAAATGGACATGGGCCCAAACATAGCAGACCAGCCGATTTCAACATGCCGAGATTTGCAAATGGAAAAAACGGCAGGAGAAGGTTTGGTTTTCCCGAAATGGCTGATTTTCGTTACGACTGTTCTGATTTTCCTTTCTGA